A stretch of Henckelia pumila isolate YLH828 chromosome 4, ASM3356847v2, whole genome shotgun sequence DNA encodes these proteins:
- the LOC140863240 gene encoding probable indole-3-acetic acid-amido synthetase GH3.1 produces the protein MAVDSIVASPLGPPASERDAKALQFIEEMTRNADSVQQNVLAQILTRNARTEYLDGLGLDGAADRETFKSKVPMVTYENLQPLIQRIANGDCSPILSAHPVSEFLTSSGTSAGERKLMPTIKEELDRRQLLYTLLMPVMNLYVKGLNEGKGLYFLFIKSETKTPGGLLARPVLTSYYKSEHFKNRPYDPYNVYTSPNEAILCTDSFQSMYTQMLCGLYEREQVLRVGAVFASGLLRAIRFLQLNWQQLAKDIRTGSLSPKIIDQGIRECMSRISRPDSCLADFIEGECGKENWKGIITRIWPNTKYLDVIVTGAMAQYIPTLDYYSGGLPKACTMYASSECYFGLNLNPMTNPSQVSYTIMPNMAYFEFLPHSAGGFAPDPKLVDLADVEIGKEYELVITTYAGLYRYRVGDILRVTGFHNSAPQFQFIRRKNVLLSIDSDKTDEAELQAAVENASKLLSEFDASVVEYTSYADTESIPGHYVIYWELLAKDSANSPSDDVMARCCLAMEESLNSVYRQCRVADNSIGPLEIRVVKNGTFEELMDYAISRGASINQYKVPRCVSFTPIMELLDSRVVSTHFSTSLPRWSPERRR, from the exons ATGGCGGTCGATTCCATTGTAGCATCCCCATTGGGTCCTCCGGCCAGCGAGAGAGACGCCAAGGCTCTCCAGTTCATCGAAGAGATGACCCGAAACGCCGACTCCGTCCAGCAGAACGTGTTGGCACAGATCCTCACCAGAAATGCTCGCACTGAGTACCTAGACGGCCTCGGTCTCGACGGAGCCGCCGACCGCGAAACTTTCAAATCCAAAGTCCCCATGGTCACCTACGAGAATCTCCAGCCACTGATCCAAAGGATCGCCAATGGGGATTGCTCTCCCATTCTGTCTGCCCATCCTGTCTCCGAATTCCTCACCAGCTCCGGCACTTCCGCCGGTGAAAGAAAACTCATGCCTACAATCAAAGAAGAACTCGATCGCCGCCAGCTCCTCTACACTCTTCTCATGCCTGTTATGAACTT GTATGTGAAAGGGCTGAACGAAGGGAAAGGGCTATACTTCTTGTTCATAAAGTCCGAAACCAAGACTCCGGGTGGGCTTCTAGCCCGACCCGTTCTCACAAGCTACTACAAAAGCGAACACTTCAAGAACCGACCCTACGACCCATACAACGTCTACACCAGCCCCAACGAAGCCATCCTCTGCACCGATTCGTTCCAAAGCATGTACACTCAAATGCTTTGCGGGCTCTATGAACGCGAACAAGTCCTCCGGGTTGGGGCTGTTTTTGCCTCGGGCCTTCTCCGGGCTATCCGGTTCCTCCAGCTCAATTGGCAACAACTTGCGAAGGATATCCGAACCGGGTCGTTGAGCCCAAAAATCATCGACCAAGGAATCCGGGAATGCATGTCTCGGATCTCGAGACCCGACTCATGTTTGGCCGATTTCATCGAGGGGGAGTGTGGGAAAGAAAATTGGAAAGGGATCATTACTAGGATTTGGCCTAATACTAAATATCTTGATGTGATTGTTACTGGTGCAATGGCTCAATACATTCCAACTCTGGATTATTATAGCGGCGGATTGCCTAAAGCATGCACAATGTACGCATCATCCGAGTGCTACTTCGGCCTCAATCTCAATCCCATGACTAATCCATCCCAAGTTTCATACACCATCATGCCCAACATGGCTTATTTCGAGTTCCTTCCGCACTCGGCTGGCGGGTTCGCTCCTGATCCCAAGCTCGTTGATCTCGCAGATGTTGAAATCGGGAAGGAATACGAACTCGTTATCACCACCTACGCCGGTCTATACCGGTACCGAGTCGGCGACATTCTCCGAGTCACCGGGTTCCACAACTCGGCCCCGCAGTTCCAATTCATCAGACGGAAGAACGTGTTGCTCAGCATTGACTCGGACAAGACGGACGAGGCGGAGCTGCAAGCCGCGGTGGAGAATGCGTCGAAGCTTCTTAGCGAATTCGACGCCAGCGTGGTGGAGTACACGAGCTACGCTGACACCGAGTCTATCCCGGGTCACTACGTGATATATTGGGAGCTACTAGCAAAGGACTCGGCCAACTCGCCGAGCGATGACGTCATGGCCCGATGTTGTCTAGCCATGGAGGAGTCGCTCAACTCGGTGTACCGCCAGTGCCGAGTGGCGGACAACTCGATCGGGCCGCTCGAGATCCGGGTCGTGAAAAACGGCACCTTTGAGGAGTTGATGGACTATGCCATCTCAAGGGGTGCCTCCATAAATCAATACAAGGTGCCAAGATGTGTGAGTTTTACCCCAATAATGGAACTTCTTGACTCGAGAGTTGTGTCGACACATTTTAGCACATCTTTGCCACGTTGGAGTCCCGAACGACGTCGTTGA
- the LOC140860360 gene encoding 3-oxo-Delta(4,5)-steroid 5-beta-reductase-like, with protein MSWWWAGAIGAAKKKFDEDEAPPKHQSVALIIGVTGIVGNSLAEILPLADTPGGPWKVYGVARRPRPTWNDDNPINYIRCDVCDADDVQEKLGSVNDITHVFYVTWASLSTEAENCEVNGRMLKNVLSVVIPNCPGLKHISLQTGRKHYLGPFESFGKIVIHDSPFDESLPRLDHINFYYTLEDILFAEVEKKEGLTWSVHRPGNIFGFSPYSLMNLVGTLCVYAAICKHEGVVLRFPGSKVAWNGYSDCSDADLIAEHHIWAAVDPYAKNEAFNVSNGDVFKWKSFWKVLAEQFNVEYAEFEEGQKLTLQELMKDKSSVWDEIVRDNDLTPTKLEDVGNWWFCDLVLCGEGSLDTMNKSKEHGFLGFRNSKNSFISWIDRVKAYKIVP; from the exons ATGAGCTGGTGGTGGGCTGGAGCAATTGGCGCTGCAAAG AAAAAATTCGATGAAGATGAGGCACCCCCTAAGCATCAGAGCGTAGCACTAATAATCGGGGTGACCGGAATCGTCGGCAATAGCTTGGCGGAGATCTTGCCGCTTGCCGACACTCCCGGCGGCCCTTGGAAAGTCTACGGTGTCGCCCGCCGCCCTCGTCCCACCTGGAATGACGACAATCCGATCAACTACATCAGATGCGACGTATGCGACGCGGATGACGTCCAGGAGAAGCTTGGATCTGTCAACGATATCACTCATGTGTTCTACGTCACCTGGGCTAGTCTATCAACAGAGGCTGAGAATTGTGAGGTTAATGGGAGAATGTTGAAAAATGTTCTAAGTGTTGTCATACCTAATTGCCCTGGTTTGAAACATATTAGCTTACAGACTGGTAGGAAGCATTACTTGGGGCCATTTGAGTCGTTTGGAAAAATAGTAATTCATGATTCTCCTTTTGATGAGAGTTTACCCCGTTTGGATCATATTAATTTTTACTATACACTCGAGGATATTTTGTTTGCGGAGGTGGAGAAGAAGGAAGGTTTGACTTGGTCAGTGCATCGACCAGGAAACATATTTGGGTTTTCTCCTTATAGTCTGATGAATTTGGTTGGGACACTTTGTGTTTACGCAGCTATCTGTAAGCATGAGGGGGTGGTTTTACGGTTTCCGGGGTCCAAGGTTGCTTGGAATGGGTATTCAGATTGCTCTGATGCGGATTTGATTGCCGAGCATCATATATGGGCAGCCGTGGATCCGTATGCAAAGAATGAGGCCTTTAATGTGAGTAATGGCGATGTGTTTAAATGGAAAAGCTTTTGGAAAGTGTTGGCAGAACAGTTTAATGTGGAGTATGCCGAGTTCGAGGAGGGTCAGAAGCTGACATTACAGGAACTGATGAAGGATAAAAGCTCCGTTTGGGATGAAATTGTTAGGGATAATGACTTGACGCCAACTAAGTTAGAAGATGTTGGGAATTGGTGGTTCTGTGATCTTGTTCTGTGTGGTGAAGGTTCGTTGGATACCATGAACAAGAGCAAGGAACATGGTTTTCTGGGATTCAGGAATTCAAAGAACTCGTTCATTTCTTGGATTGACAGAGTGAAAGCTTACAAGATTGTTCCGTAG
- the LOC140867227 gene encoding uncharacterized protein, which yields MASERLLFIVFICVAFAAVCGQAPASPPTSTPIASSPPPVATPSSPPPAPVATPPPPSSPPPPPPPPTPSPPPPVAPTPAPLPSPPVFSPSQAPTPSPVLASPPAPPTGAPSPSVGALTPAPTTTNQSGANSLWSVQKMYGMSTLGYAFLYFLL from the exons ATGGCTTCCGAACGCCTTCTATTCATTGTTTTCATCTGCGTCGCGTTCGCCGCCGTCTGTGGACAAGCTCCGGCGAGTCCTCCCACTTCAACTCCCATCGCGTCTTCGCCTCCTCCGGTGGCAACTCCTTCTTCTCCTCCTCCGGCGCCGGTTGCTACTCCTCCTCCGCCTTCCAGTCCACCACCACCTCCTCCTCCTCCCACTCCTAGTCCACCGCCACCCGTTGCTCCCACTCCCGCACCGCTCCCTTCTCCACCGGTTTTCAGTCCTTCTCAAGCTCCGACTCCGTCTCCCGTTTTGGCGAGCCCTCCAGCTCCTCCCACCGGAGCTCCTTCGCCTAGCGTAGGAGCTCTTACTCCTGCCCCCACCACCACCAACCAG AGTGGAGCAAATTCATTGTGGTCAGTGCAGAAGATGTATGGGATGTCTACTTTGGGCTACGCTTTCCTCTATTTCCTTCTTTAA
- the LOC140866309 gene encoding uncharacterized protein, whose translation MAISLGVFSTVYTVNTVSFPNTSAAGSSRLVPATLRAVRTVTAAAASKPATETKKREPRGIMKPRRISPEMQAFLGGGVTEIPRTQALKEIWAYIKQYNLQDPADKKVIICDEKLKTIFGGKERIGFLEIAGLINPHFLK comes from the exons ATGGCGATTTCTCTGGGTGTCTTCTCCACTGTCTACACAGTAAATACGGTGTCGTTCCCGAACACTTCTGCCGCGGGGAGTTCCCGGCTCGTTCCCGCTACTTTGCGTGCTGTGCGCACGGTAACGGCCGCTGCTGCTTCGAAGCCGGCCACGGAGACGAAGAAGCGTGAGCCGAGGGGTATAATGAAGCCTCGAAGGATCTCTCCGGAGATGCAGGCCTTCCTCGGCGGCGGCGTCACGGAGATTCCCCGTACTCAAGCACTCAAAGAGATTTGGGCGTACATCAAACAGTACAACCTTCAG GATCCTGCAGACAAGAAAGTCATCATATGTGATGAGAAGCTGAAGACAATATTTGGAGGAAAGGAACGAATTGGGTTTCTTGAGATTGCTGGTTTGATCAATCCACACTTTCTTAAGTGA